One region of Bactrocera neohumeralis isolate Rockhampton chromosome 5, APGP_CSIRO_Bneo_wtdbg2-racon-allhic-juicebox.fasta_v2, whole genome shotgun sequence genomic DNA includes:
- the LOC126758530 gene encoding maestro heat-like repeat-containing protein family member 1 isoform X1 produces the protein MDRHSKGNGSGGDGGTPDKPSILEGILHGLFEGLIDKDETVRTAIKSSLVKILETHPARAVDTLVEYREKNPKLPEQTVIILLKAVERVVNSDTSLPSEANKKLITLAIEELTRSADHQPLIQEHALTILVAIGRNSECKAVIEALMAHTKEGAVAHFMVMQCLGAMATANVAGVVPFIKPILATVLPNLGGIKQDHIKQAHAYALGHFSEALLEQTTAHGAAAATGTANEATQPAAPQVADASTDCSTEISVAYDVLFNQWLHTREPKVCVEILQALSSMYPLLPVDKIQDQSTRLIPQILALYRRSIERNSVTQFLSSVLKTNIAVQPSLLDPVAEQLISNLFDLICVFPDYEKPQTVKGHYEVLRCFHLLSGIYASKIVDTLLIHLRNNSERDRIKSLLILTHLMNTSTAQIGDKMQGFLECLKPMILSEKGIKMKMTLLKAIVALSQKGFIKEKEFVWFVVRYSCKYTKVNQEHGSLEEHANFVLSCENSLFMLSSTAGTMDELLKRELLNYFVLLDYTDVCSNLAKCLGSLFAKSPNIEYEIAGDDETDEKKDGAGEEHAKEGGHANVKSGKIIVPCPESIFARCLALLGNFHCIKRSSNILTFLKYYYPHLNPELNTLWDKHIPDLLLHINKESAFSRKLIEFISESVEYLNTRDENFAERLVNKMSDQLNLYPISTPHLEFVMPTMTTERGMLMKSLALALCFVTEPQTVNAKIDLIITSARQEKLDKHIKHAEYEQKIAPCALALGYISRKHLTHLIKKLAELAHIGGRKHSTGFFSNLHFIKDTHKEQELYKTNLLVIKSFGHILDESDPMQSLQNLDDTILNFLILQLTGTKDQTIMSAILKTLLSICNQIIATKEELTAPLKYRKQIMEAVFSIPIEAPFNDLPLLPTILKLGTDFIRIGGVDPTESVDGSVIFEIACKNFFSCAQHLKIKFDSPEEDERNSFLAKHLNESLPELNALAKAIIETDPSPSTLDLIISILEAWTRDKNSEVRICASHVFNNGLEVYIKSMKIGCEAPSKFNQTGQMLGKIVPRCIDSNGTVRQVSVDILQKTLEISCIYETLTIADSETDWVKEIDLVKEQIITDDPKMIYNLAGEIAKIIALRMSNFQYLQFCKTLLQGLRDPEQSSSIGASVVLKFFIQHKGSELFHAIPDLVKDSLSAIRDCEINRARSGVLKALVALTKHHPKLVCFEMLTQPLPYESNIVEYWHLIANDSELTAALLENFLQILNSSCLYEPSESSASERQKIASIQPFAIFCALKEIMPCKDVKEELHKKFPELFTMLLTSLATYTNLAAPMHTGGHSPTQQGVNTSASSLATVASSTKSKFGFVPNKDLVKLNPCQIVLDTFQAFLGNLEMEQIATVLTVHTQLANSTDLKNYIELLTPIGIGLVNQLEISSSNMKHVVTALSKYVSSPYDGQRIAAVGLFSRLVPLKPCGEISSVIMLHLSSALSDPNAVVRGLSIQGLGYVGNLTEHDVEKYTETAVTALLKGIDDPVSDCLINIPLESMRGLARILQTLPSDRLESFHVSLAIRIRPFFGSYSIEIREASIILFGDLCESKKAYERDGSISPNAASTEALREQLIANLFPILLHLSEGEATIIRACKGTLRKVCGLLNAPKVNEMAQRHLIDHGQLNYGVFIVDFVKLIAMELPAHIQDFIDSAIPKLRSQWAEVRGSAAIVIGILHNFLPERNTQTESVGNKLAVLLKDENHFVRVKAATALGYFFGDI, from the exons agCCGTTGAGCGTGTTGTCAACTCAGACACATCCTTACCCTCGGAGGCGAATAAGAAACTCATTACTTTGGCCATTGAAGAGCTGACGCGCTCGGCCGATCATCAGCCACTTATACAAGAGCACGCACTCACCATTCTAGTGGCCATTGGACGTAATAGTGAATGTAAGGCGGTAATAGAGGCGCTGATGGCGCACACCAAAGAGGGCGCTGTTGCGCATTTTATGGTCATGCAGTGCTTGGGTGCTATGGCAACAGCTAATGTGGCCGGCGTTGTACCCTTCATCAAACCAATACTAGCAACTGTCTTGCCCAATCTGGGCGGCATCAAACAGGATCACATCAAGCAGGCGCATGCCTATG CTCTTGGCCACTTTAGCGAAGCGTTGCTTGAGCAAACAACGGCACATGGTGCGGCTGCTGCAACTGGGACCGCTAATGAAGCCACACAGCCCGCTGCTCCTCAGGTTGCCGACGCATCAACGGATTGCAGCACCGAAATTTCTGTTGCCTACGATGTACTCTTCAACCAATGGCTGCATACGCGTGAGCCCAAAGTGTGCGTGGAAATCTTGCAAGCGCTCTCCTCCATGTATCCGCTGCTGCCGGTGGACAAGATACAGGATCAGTCAACGCGTCTGATACCGCAAATACTGGCGCTCTATCGACGTTCCATCGAGCGCAACTCAGTGACGCAATTTCTGTCCTCGGTGCTGAAAACCAATATCGCAGTGCAACCCTCGTTATTGGATCCGGTAGCCGAACAGTTAATATCGAATCTCTTCGACTTGATTTGCGTTTTCCCCGACTATGAAAAGCCGCAGACGGTAAAGGGTCACTATGAAGTGCTGCGTTGCTTTCATCTGCTCTCCGGCATTTATGCATCGAAAATTGTCGACACACTTCTGATACACTTGCGCAATAATAGCGAACGCGATCGCATAAAGTCGCTATTAATACTGACACATCTCATGAATACGTCCACGGCGCAAATTGGCGACAAGATGCAGGGTTTCTTAGAGTGCCTGAAGCCGATGATACTGTCGGAGAAGGGCATCAAAATGAAAATGACCTTGCTGAAGGCGATAGTGGCGCTCTCGCAGAAGGGTTTCATCAAGGAGAAGGAGTTCGTATGGTTCGTGGTGCGTTACAGTTGCAAATACACGAAGGTCAATCAAGAGCATGGCTCGCTGGAGGAGCACGCCAATTTCGTGTTGTCCTGTGAGAACTCACTCTTCATGCTTTCCTCCACGGCCGGTACCATGGATGAGCTGTTGAAGCGCGAACTCTTAAACTACTTCGTGTTGTTGGACTACACAGACGTATGCTCGAATTTGGCCAAATGCTTAGGCAGCTTGTTCGCCAAATCACCAAATATCGAATATGAAATTGCAGGCGACGACGAGACTGACGAAAAGAAAGATGGCGCTGGTGAAGAGCATGCGAAGGAGGGTGGTCATGCGAACGTTAAAAGCGGCAAGATAATTGTGCCCTGTCCAGAATCCATATTTGCGCGTTGCCTTGCACTACTCGGCAATTTCCACTGCATCAAACGCTCTTCGAACATATTGACATTCTTGAAATACTATTATCCACATTTGAATCCCGAGCTGAATACGCTCTGGGATAAGCACATACCCGACCTATTGCTGCACATCAATAAAGAATCCGCATTCTCGCGCAAGCTCATAGAGTTCATAAGCGAAAGCGTCGAATATTTGAATACGCGCGATGAAAATTTCGCCGAACGCTTGGTGAACAAAATGTCCGACCAACTGAATCTCTATCCCATCAGCACGCCGCATCTTGAATTCGTTATGCCCACCATGACGACCGAGCGCGGTATGCTGATGAAGTCACTCGCTTTGGCGCTCTGCTTCGTCACCGAGCCGCAGACTGTGAATGCGAAAATCGACTTGATCATCACCTCGGCGCGCCAGGAGAAGCTCGACAAGCACATAAAGCATGCGGAGTATGAGCAGAAGATTGCACCGTGCGCGCTTGCCTTGGGCTACATCTCACGCAAGCACTTAACACACCTCATCAAGAAGTTAGCGGAACTGGCGCACATCGGCGGACGCAAACACTCAACGGGTTTCTTCAGCAATTTGCATTTTATCAAAGATACACACAAAGAGCAGGAATTGTACAAGACGAATTTGCTGGTGATTAAGTCCTTCGGTCACATTTTGGATGAATCGGATCCCATGCAATCGCTGCAGAACCTCGATGATACAATACTCAACTTTCTGATACTGCAACTGACCGGCACCAAGGATCAAACCATTATGTCGGCCATACTTAAGACGCTACTGAGCATCTGTAATCAGATAATTGCAACAAAAGAGGAACTCACCGCGCCACTCAAGTACCGCAAGCAGATAATGGAGGCCGTGTTTAGCATACCGATTGAAGCGCCCTTTAACGATCTGCCGCTGTTGCCGACAATACTGAAACTCGGCACGGACTTTATACGCATTG GTGGCGTGGACCCCACAGAGTCCGTAGATGGCAGTGTTATCTTCGAGATTGCTTGTAAGAATTTCTTTTCATGCGCTCagcatttaaaaatcaaattcgaCTCACCCGAAGAGGATGAACGCAACAGTTTTCTGGCAAAACATTTAAACGAATCCTTGCCGGAACTGAATGCGCTCGCAAAGGCCATCATTGAAACGGATCCCTCGCCATCCACACTCGATTTGATCATATCGATTTTGGAGGCATGGACCAGAGATAAAAATTCCGAGGTGCGCATATGCGCATCGCATGTTTTCAATAACGGTCTGGAAGTGTAtataaaatcaatgaaaatcGGCTGTGAAGCACCGTCGAAATTCAATCAGACGGGCCAAATGTTGGGTAAGATTGTGCCACGCTGCATTGACTCGAATGGCACCGTGCGACAGGTGTCTGTGGATATTCTGCAAAAGACACTTGAAATCTCTTGTATTTATGAGACCCTCACCATTGCCGATAGTGAAACGGATTGGGTGAAGGAGATCGATTTGGTGAAGGAGCAAATTATAACCGATGATCCGAAGATGATCTACAATTTGGCCGGTGAAATCGCCAAGATCATCGCGCTGCGCATGTCTAATTTTCAGTATTTACAGTTTTG taAAACTCTGCTACAAGGCTTACGTGACCCGGAGCAAAGCTCATCGATTGGCGCTTCAGTGgtgttgaaatttttcatacaacacAAAGGTTCTGAGCTATTTCACGCCATACCGGATCTCGTAAAGGACAGTCTGAGC gcTATACGTGACTGTGAAATAAACCGTGCCCGTTCCGGTGTACTAAAAGCGCTCGTAGCGCTGACGAAACATCATCCGAAGCTCGTTTGCTTCGAAATGCTGACTCAGCCCCTACCGTACGAGAG CAACATTGTCGAATACTGGCATCTCATCGCCAATGATTCTGAGCTCACCGCTGCGCTGCTGGAGAACTTTCTACAAATACTAAACTCTTCGTGTCTCTACGAGCCAAGTGAGTCGTCGGCAAGTGAACGCCAGAAAATCGCGAGCATACAACCATTCGCCATTTTCTGCGCGCTAAAAGAGATTATGCCCTGCAAGGATGTCAAAGAG GAATTGCATAAGAAGTTCCCTGAGCTCTTCACCATGCTGCTAACCTCATTGGCTACCTACACAAATCTGGCGGCACCCATGCATACCGGCGGCCATTCACCTACTCAACAGGGTGTCAACACCTCTGCCAGCTCACTGGCAACTGTCGCTTCGTCGACGAAGTCAAAGTTTGGCTTTGTGCCGAATAAAGATTTGGTCAAATTGAATCCCTGTCAAATCGTATTAGATACATTTCAAGCATTCCTCGGCAATTTGGAGATGGAACAGATAGCTACAGTGCTCACCGTGCACACACAGCTAGCGAACAGCACCGACTTGAAGAACTATATTGAGCTGCTCACACCCATAGGCATCGGCTTGGTCAACCAATTGGAAATCTCATCGAGCAACATGAAACACGTCGTCACTGCCTTGAGCAAATATGTTTCATCGCCATATGATGGTCAACGTATTGCGGCAGTGGGACTGTTCTCACGTCTGGTGCCGCTCAAACCATGCGGTGAGATATCTTCGGTGATTATGCTACACTTGAGTTCGGCGCTCAGTGATCCGAACGCTGTAGTGCGTGGCTTGAGCATACAAGGTTTAGGTTATGTGGGTAACCTGACGGAGCATGACGTTGAAAAGTATACGGAAACGGCGGTCACCGCTTTGCTGAAGGGCATCGACGATCCGGTTAG CGACTGTCTTATAAATATTCCGCTGGAGAGCATGCGCGGCTTGGCACGCATTTTGCAAACATTGCCCAGCGATCGCTTGGAGTCTTTTCATGTCTCCTTGGCCATACGCATTCGTCCATTCTTCGGCAGCTACTCTATCGAAATACGCGAAGCGTCCATTATACTTTTCGGCGATCTGTGCGAGTCGAAGAAGGCGTATGAGAGGGACGGCAGCATATCGCCGAATGCTGCTTCCACCGAGGCGTTACGTGAGCAATTGATTGCAAATCTCTTTCCCATACTGCTGCACTTGAGCGAGGGCGAAGCGACGATCATACGA GCTTGCAAGGGTACGCTGCGTAAAGTTTGTGGTTTATTGAATGCGCCGAAGGTGAATGAGATGGCACAGCGACACCTCATAGATCACGGCCAGCTGAATTATGGCGTTTTCATAGTGGATTTCGTTAAATTAATT GCTATGGAATTGCCAGCGCATATACAAGATTTCATTGACTCGGCCATACCGAAACTGCGCAGCCAATGGGCCGAGGTGCGCGGCAGCGCTGCCATTGTTATAG GCATACTACACAATTTCCTGCCGGAGCGCAACACACAAACCGAGTCGGTGGGCAATAAGCTGGCAGTGCTGCTAAAGGATGAAAATCATTTTGTGCGCGTGAAGGCCGCTACGGCTTTGGGCTATTTCTTTGGTgacatttga
- the LOC126758530 gene encoding maestro heat-like repeat-containing protein family member 1 isoform X2, with the protein MLDFITKLVPHNMDEKSQGTRYEHKALQIFTQRNLNGILHGLFEGLIDKDETVRTAIKSSLVKILETHPARAVDTLVEYREKNPKLPEQTVIILLKAVERVVNSDTSLPSEANKKLITLAIEELTRSADHQPLIQEHALTILVAIGRNSECKAVIEALMAHTKEGAVAHFMVMQCLGAMATANVAGVVPFIKPILATVLPNLGGIKQDHIKQAHAYALGHFSEALLEQTTAHGAAAATGTANEATQPAAPQVADASTDCSTEISVAYDVLFNQWLHTREPKVCVEILQALSSMYPLLPVDKIQDQSTRLIPQILALYRRSIERNSVTQFLSSVLKTNIAVQPSLLDPVAEQLISNLFDLICVFPDYEKPQTVKGHYEVLRCFHLLSGIYASKIVDTLLIHLRNNSERDRIKSLLILTHLMNTSTAQIGDKMQGFLECLKPMILSEKGIKMKMTLLKAIVALSQKGFIKEKEFVWFVVRYSCKYTKVNQEHGSLEEHANFVLSCENSLFMLSSTAGTMDELLKRELLNYFVLLDYTDVCSNLAKCLGSLFAKSPNIEYEIAGDDETDEKKDGAGEEHAKEGGHANVKSGKIIVPCPESIFARCLALLGNFHCIKRSSNILTFLKYYYPHLNPELNTLWDKHIPDLLLHINKESAFSRKLIEFISESVEYLNTRDENFAERLVNKMSDQLNLYPISTPHLEFVMPTMTTERGMLMKSLALALCFVTEPQTVNAKIDLIITSARQEKLDKHIKHAEYEQKIAPCALALGYISRKHLTHLIKKLAELAHIGGRKHSTGFFSNLHFIKDTHKEQELYKTNLLVIKSFGHILDESDPMQSLQNLDDTILNFLILQLTGTKDQTIMSAILKTLLSICNQIIATKEELTAPLKYRKQIMEAVFSIPIEAPFNDLPLLPTILKLGTDFIRIGGVDPTESVDGSVIFEIACKNFFSCAQHLKIKFDSPEEDERNSFLAKHLNESLPELNALAKAIIETDPSPSTLDLIISILEAWTRDKNSEVRICASHVFNNGLEVYIKSMKIGCEAPSKFNQTGQMLGKIVPRCIDSNGTVRQVSVDILQKTLEISCIYETLTIADSETDWVKEIDLVKEQIITDDPKMIYNLAGEIAKIIALRMSNFQYLQFCKTLLQGLRDPEQSSSIGASVVLKFFIQHKGSELFHAIPDLVKDSLSAIRDCEINRARSGVLKALVALTKHHPKLVCFEMLTQPLPYESNIVEYWHLIANDSELTAALLENFLQILNSSCLYEPSESSASERQKIASIQPFAIFCALKEIMPCKDVKEELHKKFPELFTMLLTSLATYTNLAAPMHTGGHSPTQQGVNTSASSLATVASSTKSKFGFVPNKDLVKLNPCQIVLDTFQAFLGNLEMEQIATVLTVHTQLANSTDLKNYIELLTPIGIGLVNQLEISSSNMKHVVTALSKYVSSPYDGQRIAAVGLFSRLVPLKPCGEISSVIMLHLSSALSDPNAVVRGLSIQGLGYVGNLTEHDVEKYTETAVTALLKGIDDPVSDCLINIPLESMRGLARILQTLPSDRLESFHVSLAIRIRPFFGSYSIEIREASIILFGDLCESKKAYERDGSISPNAASTEALREQLIANLFPILLHLSEGEATIIRACKGTLRKVCGLLNAPKVNEMAQRHLIDHGQLNYGVFIVDFVKLIAMELPAHIQDFIDSAIPKLRSQWAEVRGSAAIVIGILHNFLPERNTQTESVGNKLAVLLKDENHFVRVKAATALGYFFGDI; encoded by the exons agCCGTTGAGCGTGTTGTCAACTCAGACACATCCTTACCCTCGGAGGCGAATAAGAAACTCATTACTTTGGCCATTGAAGAGCTGACGCGCTCGGCCGATCATCAGCCACTTATACAAGAGCACGCACTCACCATTCTAGTGGCCATTGGACGTAATAGTGAATGTAAGGCGGTAATAGAGGCGCTGATGGCGCACACCAAAGAGGGCGCTGTTGCGCATTTTATGGTCATGCAGTGCTTGGGTGCTATGGCAACAGCTAATGTGGCCGGCGTTGTACCCTTCATCAAACCAATACTAGCAACTGTCTTGCCCAATCTGGGCGGCATCAAACAGGATCACATCAAGCAGGCGCATGCCTATG CTCTTGGCCACTTTAGCGAAGCGTTGCTTGAGCAAACAACGGCACATGGTGCGGCTGCTGCAACTGGGACCGCTAATGAAGCCACACAGCCCGCTGCTCCTCAGGTTGCCGACGCATCAACGGATTGCAGCACCGAAATTTCTGTTGCCTACGATGTACTCTTCAACCAATGGCTGCATACGCGTGAGCCCAAAGTGTGCGTGGAAATCTTGCAAGCGCTCTCCTCCATGTATCCGCTGCTGCCGGTGGACAAGATACAGGATCAGTCAACGCGTCTGATACCGCAAATACTGGCGCTCTATCGACGTTCCATCGAGCGCAACTCAGTGACGCAATTTCTGTCCTCGGTGCTGAAAACCAATATCGCAGTGCAACCCTCGTTATTGGATCCGGTAGCCGAACAGTTAATATCGAATCTCTTCGACTTGATTTGCGTTTTCCCCGACTATGAAAAGCCGCAGACGGTAAAGGGTCACTATGAAGTGCTGCGTTGCTTTCATCTGCTCTCCGGCATTTATGCATCGAAAATTGTCGACACACTTCTGATACACTTGCGCAATAATAGCGAACGCGATCGCATAAAGTCGCTATTAATACTGACACATCTCATGAATACGTCCACGGCGCAAATTGGCGACAAGATGCAGGGTTTCTTAGAGTGCCTGAAGCCGATGATACTGTCGGAGAAGGGCATCAAAATGAAAATGACCTTGCTGAAGGCGATAGTGGCGCTCTCGCAGAAGGGTTTCATCAAGGAGAAGGAGTTCGTATGGTTCGTGGTGCGTTACAGTTGCAAATACACGAAGGTCAATCAAGAGCATGGCTCGCTGGAGGAGCACGCCAATTTCGTGTTGTCCTGTGAGAACTCACTCTTCATGCTTTCCTCCACGGCCGGTACCATGGATGAGCTGTTGAAGCGCGAACTCTTAAACTACTTCGTGTTGTTGGACTACACAGACGTATGCTCGAATTTGGCCAAATGCTTAGGCAGCTTGTTCGCCAAATCACCAAATATCGAATATGAAATTGCAGGCGACGACGAGACTGACGAAAAGAAAGATGGCGCTGGTGAAGAGCATGCGAAGGAGGGTGGTCATGCGAACGTTAAAAGCGGCAAGATAATTGTGCCCTGTCCAGAATCCATATTTGCGCGTTGCCTTGCACTACTCGGCAATTTCCACTGCATCAAACGCTCTTCGAACATATTGACATTCTTGAAATACTATTATCCACATTTGAATCCCGAGCTGAATACGCTCTGGGATAAGCACATACCCGACCTATTGCTGCACATCAATAAAGAATCCGCATTCTCGCGCAAGCTCATAGAGTTCATAAGCGAAAGCGTCGAATATTTGAATACGCGCGATGAAAATTTCGCCGAACGCTTGGTGAACAAAATGTCCGACCAACTGAATCTCTATCCCATCAGCACGCCGCATCTTGAATTCGTTATGCCCACCATGACGACCGAGCGCGGTATGCTGATGAAGTCACTCGCTTTGGCGCTCTGCTTCGTCACCGAGCCGCAGACTGTGAATGCGAAAATCGACTTGATCATCACCTCGGCGCGCCAGGAGAAGCTCGACAAGCACATAAAGCATGCGGAGTATGAGCAGAAGATTGCACCGTGCGCGCTTGCCTTGGGCTACATCTCACGCAAGCACTTAACACACCTCATCAAGAAGTTAGCGGAACTGGCGCACATCGGCGGACGCAAACACTCAACGGGTTTCTTCAGCAATTTGCATTTTATCAAAGATACACACAAAGAGCAGGAATTGTACAAGACGAATTTGCTGGTGATTAAGTCCTTCGGTCACATTTTGGATGAATCGGATCCCATGCAATCGCTGCAGAACCTCGATGATACAATACTCAACTTTCTGATACTGCAACTGACCGGCACCAAGGATCAAACCATTATGTCGGCCATACTTAAGACGCTACTGAGCATCTGTAATCAGATAATTGCAACAAAAGAGGAACTCACCGCGCCACTCAAGTACCGCAAGCAGATAATGGAGGCCGTGTTTAGCATACCGATTGAAGCGCCCTTTAACGATCTGCCGCTGTTGCCGACAATACTGAAACTCGGCACGGACTTTATACGCATTG GTGGCGTGGACCCCACAGAGTCCGTAGATGGCAGTGTTATCTTCGAGATTGCTTGTAAGAATTTCTTTTCATGCGCTCagcatttaaaaatcaaattcgaCTCACCCGAAGAGGATGAACGCAACAGTTTTCTGGCAAAACATTTAAACGAATCCTTGCCGGAACTGAATGCGCTCGCAAAGGCCATCATTGAAACGGATCCCTCGCCATCCACACTCGATTTGATCATATCGATTTTGGAGGCATGGACCAGAGATAAAAATTCCGAGGTGCGCATATGCGCATCGCATGTTTTCAATAACGGTCTGGAAGTGTAtataaaatcaatgaaaatcGGCTGTGAAGCACCGTCGAAATTCAATCAGACGGGCCAAATGTTGGGTAAGATTGTGCCACGCTGCATTGACTCGAATGGCACCGTGCGACAGGTGTCTGTGGATATTCTGCAAAAGACACTTGAAATCTCTTGTATTTATGAGACCCTCACCATTGCCGATAGTGAAACGGATTGGGTGAAGGAGATCGATTTGGTGAAGGAGCAAATTATAACCGATGATCCGAAGATGATCTACAATTTGGCCGGTGAAATCGCCAAGATCATCGCGCTGCGCATGTCTAATTTTCAGTATTTACAGTTTTG taAAACTCTGCTACAAGGCTTACGTGACCCGGAGCAAAGCTCATCGATTGGCGCTTCAGTGgtgttgaaatttttcatacaacacAAAGGTTCTGAGCTATTTCACGCCATACCGGATCTCGTAAAGGACAGTCTGAGC gcTATACGTGACTGTGAAATAAACCGTGCCCGTTCCGGTGTACTAAAAGCGCTCGTAGCGCTGACGAAACATCATCCGAAGCTCGTTTGCTTCGAAATGCTGACTCAGCCCCTACCGTACGAGAG CAACATTGTCGAATACTGGCATCTCATCGCCAATGATTCTGAGCTCACCGCTGCGCTGCTGGAGAACTTTCTACAAATACTAAACTCTTCGTGTCTCTACGAGCCAAGTGAGTCGTCGGCAAGTGAACGCCAGAAAATCGCGAGCATACAACCATTCGCCATTTTCTGCGCGCTAAAAGAGATTATGCCCTGCAAGGATGTCAAAGAG GAATTGCATAAGAAGTTCCCTGAGCTCTTCACCATGCTGCTAACCTCATTGGCTACCTACACAAATCTGGCGGCACCCATGCATACCGGCGGCCATTCACCTACTCAACAGGGTGTCAACACCTCTGCCAGCTCACTGGCAACTGTCGCTTCGTCGACGAAGTCAAAGTTTGGCTTTGTGCCGAATAAAGATTTGGTCAAATTGAATCCCTGTCAAATCGTATTAGATACATTTCAAGCATTCCTCGGCAATTTGGAGATGGAACAGATAGCTACAGTGCTCACCGTGCACACACAGCTAGCGAACAGCACCGACTTGAAGAACTATATTGAGCTGCTCACACCCATAGGCATCGGCTTGGTCAACCAATTGGAAATCTCATCGAGCAACATGAAACACGTCGTCACTGCCTTGAGCAAATATGTTTCATCGCCATATGATGGTCAACGTATTGCGGCAGTGGGACTGTTCTCACGTCTGGTGCCGCTCAAACCATGCGGTGAGATATCTTCGGTGATTATGCTACACTTGAGTTCGGCGCTCAGTGATCCGAACGCTGTAGTGCGTGGCTTGAGCATACAAGGTTTAGGTTATGTGGGTAACCTGACGGAGCATGACGTTGAAAAGTATACGGAAACGGCGGTCACCGCTTTGCTGAAGGGCATCGACGATCCGGTTAG CGACTGTCTTATAAATATTCCGCTGGAGAGCATGCGCGGCTTGGCACGCATTTTGCAAACATTGCCCAGCGATCGCTTGGAGTCTTTTCATGTCTCCTTGGCCATACGCATTCGTCCATTCTTCGGCAGCTACTCTATCGAAATACGCGAAGCGTCCATTATACTTTTCGGCGATCTGTGCGAGTCGAAGAAGGCGTATGAGAGGGACGGCAGCATATCGCCGAATGCTGCTTCCACCGAGGCGTTACGTGAGCAATTGATTGCAAATCTCTTTCCCATACTGCTGCACTTGAGCGAGGGCGAAGCGACGATCATACGA GCTTGCAAGGGTACGCTGCGTAAAGTTTGTGGTTTATTGAATGCGCCGAAGGTGAATGAGATGGCACAGCGACACCTCATAGATCACGGCCAGCTGAATTATGGCGTTTTCATAGTGGATTTCGTTAAATTAATT GCTATGGAATTGCCAGCGCATATACAAGATTTCATTGACTCGGCCATACCGAAACTGCGCAGCCAATGGGCCGAGGTGCGCGGCAGCGCTGCCATTGTTATAG GCATACTACACAATTTCCTGCCGGAGCGCAACACACAAACCGAGTCGGTGGGCAATAAGCTGGCAGTGCTGCTAAAGGATGAAAATCATTTTGTGCGCGTGAAGGCCGCTACGGCTTTGGGCTATTTCTTTGGTgacatttga